A stretch of Catenulispora sp. EB89 DNA encodes these proteins:
- a CDS encoding SDR family NAD(P)-dependent oxidoreductase — MSIDTDGRKVAVITGASQGIGAGLVEGYRKHGYAVVATSRGIEPSQDPDVLTVRGDIADPATAERVLAAAVERFGRVDTLVNNAGVFVAKPFTDFTLADYELTTGVNLGGFFRITQLAVERMLAQGGGGHVVQITTSLVDHADSAVTSVLASLTKGGLQSATKALAIEYAGRGIRSNAVALGIVNTPMHPAEYHPTLAAMHPLGRMGEVSDVVEAVLYLERSPFVTGDVLHVDGGQSAGR, encoded by the coding sequence ATGAGCATCGACACGGACGGCCGCAAGGTCGCGGTCATCACCGGCGCCTCGCAGGGCATCGGCGCCGGACTCGTCGAGGGCTACCGCAAGCACGGCTACGCCGTCGTGGCCACCTCGCGCGGCATCGAGCCGTCGCAGGACCCGGACGTGCTGACGGTACGCGGCGACATCGCCGACCCCGCCACCGCCGAGCGGGTCCTCGCCGCCGCCGTCGAGCGGTTCGGGCGGGTCGACACGCTGGTGAACAACGCCGGGGTGTTCGTGGCGAAGCCGTTCACCGACTTCACGCTCGCCGACTACGAGCTCACGACCGGCGTGAACCTCGGCGGCTTCTTCCGCATCACGCAGCTGGCCGTCGAGCGGATGCTGGCCCAGGGCGGCGGCGGCCACGTCGTGCAGATCACCACCAGCCTGGTCGACCACGCCGACTCGGCGGTCACCTCGGTACTGGCCTCGCTGACCAAGGGCGGACTGCAGTCGGCGACCAAGGCGCTGGCCATCGAGTACGCCGGCCGCGGCATCCGCAGCAACGCCGTCGCGCTGGGCATCGTCAACACCCCGATGCACCCGGCCGAGTATCACCCGACCCTCGCCGCGATGCACCCGCTCGGGCGGATGGGCGAGGTCTCCGATGTGGTCGAGGCGGTGCTGTACCTGGAGCGCTCGCCGTTCGTCACCGGCGACGTGCTGCACGTCGACGGCGGACAGAGCGCAGGACGCTGA
- a CDS encoding oxidoreductase has translation MSKTFLITGVSSGLGRAFAVAALQAGHRVVGTVRDPGQIPAFEALSPGRATGMELDVTDDERVLAAVRTVEDRTGPIDVLISNAGYGVEGTVEESSMADLRRQFDVNVYGTVAVVKAVLPFMRRRRSGHIFTISSMAGRTALPGVAFYGASKFAVEGFSGSLAQEVAGFGIRVTCLALGGFRTDWAGRSMTRVPRTIADYDAVFDPIRAARQAKDGNQIGDPALAAAAVLKLVDGDDAPVRLVLGSDARQLVEQGLKQAGDELDAWADLTRSTDAPLRD, from the coding sequence ATGAGCAAGACTTTCCTGATCACCGGGGTCTCCAGCGGTCTGGGGCGGGCCTTCGCGGTCGCCGCCCTCCAGGCCGGGCACCGGGTGGTCGGCACCGTGCGCGACCCGGGTCAGATCCCTGCTTTCGAAGCACTCTCCCCCGGCCGCGCCACCGGCATGGAGCTGGACGTCACCGACGACGAGCGCGTCCTGGCGGCCGTGCGGACCGTCGAGGACCGGACCGGTCCGATCGACGTGCTGATCAGCAACGCCGGCTACGGGGTCGAGGGCACCGTCGAGGAGTCCTCGATGGCCGACCTGCGCCGCCAGTTCGACGTCAACGTCTACGGCACCGTGGCCGTGGTGAAGGCGGTACTGCCGTTCATGCGCCGCCGGCGCAGCGGCCACATCTTCACCATCTCGTCCATGGCCGGACGCACCGCACTGCCCGGCGTGGCGTTCTACGGCGCGAGCAAGTTCGCCGTCGAGGGCTTCTCCGGCTCGCTGGCGCAGGAGGTCGCAGGCTTCGGCATCCGCGTCACCTGCCTGGCGCTCGGCGGATTCCGCACCGACTGGGCCGGGCGGTCGATGACCCGGGTCCCGCGCACCATCGCCGACTACGACGCCGTCTTCGACCCGATCCGCGCGGCCCGCCAGGCCAAGGACGGCAACCAGATCGGCGATCCGGCGCTGGCCGCGGCGGCCGTGCTGAAGCTCGTCGACGGCGACGACGCCCCGGTCCGCCTGGTCCTGGGCAGCGATGCCCGGCAGCTGGTCGAGCAAGGGCTGAAGCAGGCCGGCGACGAGCTCGACGCGTGGGCGGACCTGACGAGATCGACCGACGCCCCGCTCAGAGACTGA
- a CDS encoding TetR/AcrR family transcriptional regulator, with product MGRTSDAKEKILNAAQTLIELNGYSALGVAEICKAADVPKGSFYYFFASKEALALAVLDEHWRLQRADWERVLGGDAAPALTPAPLDRLRQLFVETEAGLRAGQRSCGTVSGCMFGNLTLELSNQTEPIRRRLQEIFEVQVEMVEKVVAEARERGEASVADAREAARSVVAQLEGQVLFAKLYNDTQHLDTLWANCLALLGARSKSSDAVKRLSADRTGPKADATRARRGADVSL from the coding sequence GTGGGTAGGACCAGCGATGCCAAAGAGAAGATCCTCAACGCCGCGCAGACCCTGATCGAGCTGAACGGGTACTCGGCGCTGGGTGTCGCGGAGATCTGCAAGGCCGCGGACGTGCCCAAGGGCAGCTTCTACTACTTCTTCGCATCCAAGGAGGCGCTGGCGCTCGCCGTTCTCGACGAGCACTGGCGCCTTCAGCGTGCGGACTGGGAACGCGTGCTCGGCGGCGACGCGGCCCCCGCGCTGACCCCGGCTCCGCTGGATCGCCTGCGGCAGCTGTTTGTGGAGACCGAGGCCGGGCTGCGTGCGGGACAGCGGAGCTGCGGGACGGTGTCCGGCTGTATGTTCGGGAACCTCACCCTGGAGCTGAGCAATCAGACCGAGCCGATACGCCGGCGCCTCCAGGAGATCTTCGAGGTGCAGGTGGAGATGGTGGAGAAGGTCGTCGCGGAGGCCCGGGAACGCGGTGAGGCGAGTGTGGCCGACGCGCGCGAGGCGGCGCGGTCGGTGGTCGCGCAGTTGGAGGGCCAGGTCCTGTTCGCCAAGCTCTACAACGACACGCAGCATCTGGACACTCTGTGGGCGAACTGCCTGGCGCTGCTCGGTGCGCGCTCCAAGTCGTCCGACGCGGTCAAACGTCTGAGCGCGGATCGCACCGGCCCGAAAGCCGATGCGACCCGCGCTCGTCGCGGTGCCGACGTCAGTCTCTGA
- a CDS encoding glycosyl hydrolase family 28 protein, translating into MEPRKEPRPEPRAESPKPDVSRRAFLGAAGVIGAGGVLYGFGPGSSTAANAAPRDSALPQGAAVPLAAAALQVYPVPSIYPASTDYRITVNGTPVPVQKFTGYDIAQLAMGPGSAQVAVTKINNTNIGSWSISPQKLGISASVSGSTLNFTLPGDGYYIVKVDGRPQLVLAFDPQETNQPPSGGDGIFNVTASPYNAQPGTGGYSTQAFSSAIADASSWGSGTGGQGTVYVPQGVYNVGNVVLLSNTALYLEPGAVLRYTGDAAYYTVNGHKSSQNRDLTWLVSTDFYSSNISLYGRGIIDGNGMASLGPSNLGVNLLAPVWVDGFSCDGVTFRESSSWSVIPVRSSNVTFTNIKLFNRFDMGENDGVDVNESSGVSVTHAIGIGLDDNFSTKTWASDTDITSLVPGQPQPLDSVTFTDLVCWTYCYAVKVGQGVDQPQSNITFEQVVVYDAAVAVGIDHKYGTVSASGITFSDIDVERLDFNNAGNQCWLAFMTESSGVGPTQNVNVTNVKLRAADKTASRITGLPGGTISNVTLQNIVPSGSSSPATTLAAAHITNVSNANSVTITA; encoded by the coding sequence ATGGAACCGCGCAAAGAGCCGCGTCCAGAACCGCGTGCTGAATCCCCCAAGCCCGACGTGAGCCGGCGCGCCTTCCTGGGTGCCGCCGGAGTGATCGGTGCCGGCGGTGTGTTGTACGGCTTCGGTCCGGGCTCGTCGACGGCCGCGAACGCCGCGCCCCGCGACAGCGCCTTGCCGCAGGGTGCTGCCGTGCCCCTGGCCGCAGCCGCCCTGCAGGTGTATCCGGTGCCGTCGATCTACCCCGCGTCCACCGACTACCGGATCACCGTCAACGGCACCCCGGTCCCGGTCCAGAAGTTTACCGGCTACGACATCGCGCAGCTGGCGATGGGCCCGGGCAGCGCGCAGGTCGCCGTCACGAAGATCAACAACACGAACATCGGGTCGTGGAGCATCAGCCCCCAGAAGCTCGGCATCTCCGCGAGCGTGAGCGGCTCCACCCTGAACTTCACCCTCCCCGGCGACGGCTACTACATCGTCAAGGTGGACGGCCGGCCCCAGCTGGTCCTGGCCTTCGACCCGCAGGAGACGAACCAGCCGCCGAGCGGCGGCGACGGGATCTTCAACGTCACGGCCTCGCCGTACAACGCGCAGCCCGGGACCGGCGGCTACTCGACGCAGGCGTTCAGCAGCGCCATCGCCGACGCCTCGTCCTGGGGCTCCGGCACCGGGGGTCAGGGCACTGTCTACGTGCCGCAAGGCGTCTACAACGTCGGCAACGTGGTGCTGCTGAGCAACACGGCGCTGTACCTGGAACCCGGTGCGGTGCTGCGGTACACCGGCGACGCCGCCTACTACACCGTGAACGGGCACAAGAGCTCGCAGAACCGGGACCTGACCTGGCTGGTGAGCACCGACTTCTACTCCTCCAACATCAGCCTCTACGGCCGCGGCATCATCGACGGAAACGGGATGGCGTCGTTGGGCCCCAGCAACCTCGGGGTGAACCTGCTCGCGCCGGTGTGGGTGGACGGCTTCTCCTGCGACGGCGTCACGTTCCGGGAGTCCAGCAGCTGGAGCGTCATCCCGGTCCGGTCCTCGAACGTGACGTTCACCAACATCAAGCTCTTCAACCGGTTCGACATGGGCGAGAACGACGGCGTCGACGTGAACGAGTCCAGCGGCGTCAGCGTCACGCACGCGATCGGGATCGGCCTCGACGACAACTTCAGCACCAAGACCTGGGCCTCGGACACCGACATCACGAGCCTGGTGCCGGGCCAGCCGCAGCCGCTCGACAGCGTGACCTTCACCGACCTGGTGTGCTGGACGTACTGCTACGCGGTGAAGGTCGGCCAGGGCGTCGACCAGCCGCAGTCCAACATCACCTTCGAGCAGGTCGTCGTCTACGACGCGGCGGTCGCCGTCGGCATCGACCACAAGTACGGGACCGTGTCGGCCAGCGGCATCACCTTCAGCGACATCGACGTCGAGCGCCTGGACTTCAACAACGCCGGCAACCAGTGCTGGCTCGCCTTCATGACGGAGTCCTCGGGCGTCGGCCCCACGCAGAACGTGAACGTCACCAACGTGAAGCTGCGCGCGGCCGACAAGACCGCCAGCCGCATCACCGGCCTGCCCGGCGGCACCATCAGCAACGTGACGCTGCAGAACATCGTCCCGTCCGGCAGCTCCAGCCCGGCCACGACGCTGGCTGCCGCGCACATCACCAACGTGTCGAACGCCAATTCGGTGACCATTACGGCGTGA